TTTAAACAGGGGCTCCTGTGTGGGCCTGTGGGGTGGTGGTAATTTTGAGGTTAGGCAAAGTGCCTTCGACCGGACCGGGATTTTAAAAAGTGCCTTCGATTGGACTGGGAATAGGTGCTGTTTTGACATGGACGGTCCGAGTCGAAGCGGTGGGTTCAGACAGAGCCGACGGTCCCGTTCTCAGCGCGACAGAGAACGGCGTAGGAGACGAGTAGACCTCGCTGATCAACGGGCCACATCTCCTTCCTCGGGCTCGGACCGCAAGGTTTCCGGAGCAAACTCGGTTTTAGGTCCTGGGGGTAGAGTATGTCGACCCGCTTTCCCCGGTGTCAGGCACAGGCCTCCGCGACGGAGGAAGCGAGAATCGGTGTCCTGCGAAGAGGACATCATCGATGGTTTCGCCATTGCCAGCTTCATCAGCTTGGAGGCCTTAGAGGTAAGATTGCACACAATCCCCAGACTAGACAACCCAGACATGATGGAATGCTGCTACATTCACAACACAGACATTAAGTAACCTGTGACTAACCCTAACATCTAGACTCGAATCGGCGTTTCCGAAATCCATCGGTCTGATATACATGAAGCATGCATCTGTAATTCGTTAGTTGATAATTACTCTAAAATGTCAATACAATTAAAACAACCAAAGTCCTTTTAGGCCTTTCAGTGAGACCTCATGTGGGTGTTGCAGGCATTTTGTTTTTCCTCAGATGCAACATTTAACTCGATTTAAGTAAGCTAAGCACCACACTTCCAATCCAAGAACCTTTAATGTTGTAATTGGAGCAGGTGAACCAATTAAAAACCACTGTAAATGTTAGTAGATCCACAGCAATGTCCTCTAATGGGTCTTAATAGATGGATAAATTGAACTTTTTTCCTCCTGAATTATCCATGTCCTCTCTGCACCCATTGTTGATGAACTGATCGGTTCCTGTGAACAGTCATATAAACTACACTAAGTAACTGAACATGGGAACACAGGACGAGCAATGCGACTGAGCCACTTGTCATGCATGGTACCTTAGCGTTGTTTGCCCTCTCAGTAGCTCTAAAATGTCTGCACCTAACACCATTGCATTCAGTTAACTGACTTAACTCTTCCGTAGTAAATACTTCATATTCAACATAACCCTAAAACCTTAAAGTCTAGTTATGGGTTTAACATTTCCCTAACAATTACACGTTTTTATCTGTGTGAGAAATAACCAGGAAGTCAATCAACACACAGGGTTGCTATTTCCAGCGCAgtagctggctaattgtttGCAGTTCTATGTAAACACAGttgtttttctcttcttctcagATGGACTGTTCTCTGAAGCCTACCCAGCGTGCCGCTATGCTCATGGGAAGGGGaagcaagaggaagaggagcccAGGGGAGAACGGCGGAGGGCCCCTCACAGACGCAGAGGAGGGGGCCCCACCCAGCTACTCCCGCAGTTGCTGGAACAGgaacagaaagaagagaagaaagacaaATGTGAAGGTTCGGAAATAAAAGATGAAGGCTTTTTTTGTGATGTGTAACGGTTGCATGTTCCAACGATGTTTGCGTTGTTCGGTGTGCGATTATTGAATGCGTTTTGTTTGCTGACCGTTTCACACTTGATGTGTGCGTAGCGTAAGAATTCACACTAGATGACCTACTGGGTACAGGCTTACAGACACACGTTGTATAGGTCCAACACATCCTTGGAACTGTAACAGGATGGGTGCTGCTTGCCTTTTGAGATACGACGAGTATGTGTTGTGAAGTGGCTAAAAAGACGACAGCTGAAGTGTATGTACACTTCGTATTACTAAATAAGAGTATTGTATTATATTAAGCACTTAGACTGGCAACATTAACTCTAGTGAAGCTTCAAATGCATCTGCTACATGCATAAATGTTCAAATACACTGAACCTACCCCAGCTGTTGACCAGTTATACACATGCATTGGTGTATAGTTGGACTTAACCAGTATTCAGAGGTGAAGTTGAATGTCAGTGGCAATAATATAACACTGTAATGATTCCCTTAGGGTGGAGCGATTCTGCTCCTGGAGACTGGCTACATCGTGAGTTATAATGAATAGCATTTTACATTGAACAACGCTCTGTCTAGACTCCAAATGTAGCTCCGTACAAAGATGTTCAATTTTTTAATTGATGTTTTATGCCCTTCTTCAGTGTGACACAGAGAGTGAGTCAGCAGATAAGGTGGGTGCTGCTTACATCAAATCACTTACTGTTATTTTGTAATTTATATTTCATTTGGTATTGTCATATTTTCCTTTTGTAATTGTGTGTTTCCTCTTGTATTCCAGGCATCTGACAATGATATGGATCCAACATTCACTGTCAGTACCAGAAAAGGTAAAACGCCCTCTTCTACTGCTTTATGCCTCTAAGTCTATTCTTGTAATGAATTGATTGGGTGCAGTCAACCGTCTGTTGGAAATGTTCACACTGAACACAAAATCTACTTTAAAACCTCGCTCTTATTAAGTCGATAGCGTTGCTGTCTAGACCACTTCCTGTTCTAGATAAACTGGCTACTAATTTAATGATTGCTTCTCCGTCCTAAGTTATGGAGCCTACCCCTATGAGCATGGCCTCCTCTATGGCCAAAGGCTGCCCTCCCCTTCCAGCGCGCTGTAGCCTGTCCCGGCTCATGGTCACCCCGTGCGTATCTGGACTCGAGCGCAGTCAGGAGAGGAGCCTGGAGCCGCCTCACCCCGAGCCTGTCTCTTCTACCTCTTACTCCTTTACCTGCCTGCCTTCTCACTCCCCGGCCACTGCCTCCCGGCCCAGCCACCTCAACGGCAACAACGGCTTCCACCAGCGCCACGAGCCCAACCCCTCGCTCTCCAAACACAagcctttcctctccttccctggaCGGCCCCACTCCATCTACAACATGGGGACCAGCAACAGGTCGGTTTTGGTGGTCACTTTCGAATGTCTAGGTGTTTGCCTTTGAAAACGCGCCCCCCTTATGCACGCAGTGGGCTGTTGAAATGTGAAATTGACAAACGCTGTCTTTTGCAGGAGCGGTACCTCAGTCAAGCCGCCGTCGTCATCCAGTGCATCTTCCTCCTTGCGTCCCCCAACACCCTCTTCCAGCAtgtccctgtccctcatccGAGGTCCAGGCTCCTCAGGATCTCTCCGCCCCCCCTCACGAGCAGGGTCCGGCTCCTTGTTCACTTCCTCCCCCGGTCttcccccgccgcccccccttCTACAGGTGTCCTCCCACGGAGCTGCAGGTACAGTCAGCCGCAGTTCTTCTATCCTCATGGCTTGAGTACTAACGCTGTATAAATGTTGTTCAAAGTAGCAAATGAATGGGGATGAAGTCATTCAAGTCCAGTCTTATACAGTCTTAGTCTTTATCACCCAGTGAAGCGTAGTGCCACTTAGCATAACTGAAAGCAGTCATTGAGGTCCGTATCCTCATAGTTCCTCTTCACACCTGCCTCGTACTACAGACCAGGATTTGCTGCGTCAGGGTCTGAACTCTCACTTCCTCGCCTCCCAAGAGCGAGAGGGTCGTCACAGTGTCCCCGGGACGGAGACCAACGGCGGGGCGGGGCGCTCTACCCCTGGGGGGCCGTcagcctccagctccagctctggTTCCTCCGGCAGGACGTCCCAGGCCCAGCCCAGCATCCAGCCCTTGGCCTTTCAGTTCCATCAGCACaaccaccagcaccagcacacacacacgcaccaacacttcACGCCTTTCCTGCACCCTACTGCAACTGCACCGCCTCTGGTAAGACGACAATTTGGGCTCAGACAGACTTGAAACTTGAGTTTCTGGCAGGGTTCAGGCCAGCCATGATACTTTTCTACAGGTGATGTAACccatccttttccctctcttagTTTGAGAAGTATGCTGGAAAGATGGAGGGGCTCTACCGCCACACCGTAAGTTCCTATTCATACATTACTGAAGCACGACAGACCTTTATTACCTCATAAAAGACTGAAAGGTCTGAAATTGACTGCGCCACTTTTGAGTCAGTTTCAGTTTTTTCATACCCTTTTATAGGCTTTATGGGTATATTACTAGATAAGGCACCACTGGTTTTAAccagtttctgtttgtgtgtgtggctgatgtAGTTCTTCCCACAGTACCCTCCTTCAGTGCCAGGCATCCAGCCAGTGATCCCCCCTGCTGGGCCCTTTGGCTCGGTGCAAGGAGCCTTCCAGCCCAAGGTGAGAGTCAATACAATAAGTCAATTTACCGTTTGCCTCCCTTGTGCCGTCAAAATGCCTGTTCAGATAACAGGCGTTTCATAGCAACCACCGTCTTAGAATTCTGCCTGTTTATTGGCAGAATATATATACAGAGGACTGTCTATATATGCGCTCATTTAGTATTTCCTATTTATATCTTTAGTTTCTGCTGATGTTTTAATATTGGTGTTGACTTGGACAGTGTGCGTTGTGTGGATCTCAGCTCACAGTGTGCTGTGTGACAGCCTCTTGTCCCCCAGGGAACAGGTCCTGAGATGAACGCTCGGCTGGGAGTTGTGCCTCACCACCTGCAGCCTAAAGACCCACGGGTAAGGATGTCTACTCAACCTGTCACATATTGATTGTGCGGATGATTGCAGAtgacagttttctttttttactgtacTGATAGTCACGATCACTTAGCCATGAATGCACCAAGACATGGGGCCCTAGTCGGTGCAGGAAAGAGTGCAAAAGATAAACATAGTCATAAAGAGTGGAATGTGTTAACCAAAATGGTTTACGATTCTGTTCTCTTTTAGCTAACTGATCCATTTGGGACATCGTTGAAAGTCAGTAATGTAAGCAAAAACTGATGATTTTTAAATCCTGTTTTTTCTCGCACTATTTCTAACTCTTTAACTCACTCACTTCCTCTGGATCATAATCAATTTGAATGATCAATGAAATGCCCTTGCACACAGATGTGTAATATTGCGGAACATATTTTTCACTTCCGTTCTTGCTGCATACCCATGCTTAAAATGTTACAGGAATACTGCACTGACCAATACAAGTGATTGATATTTGCTTTACTAATCTCTACTTCTCCTCAAGATCATGAAATCCTCTTCTTGTTTTGATGGCAGTACAATACAGAAGAATAGTCTACATGACAGTGGCCTCTGACTCCTGGAGTGAGAAGGCTTTAACTGGAGTCACTGGGAATCAGTGGATAATGTTGTGTTTCCCTCTTATACAGAAGCCAGGGAAGTGGTGTGCCATGCATGTGCACGTGGCCTGGATGATTCTAAGCCATCAGAAGAAAGTAAAGGTGCGTTGCTACAATTAACCTGGATCACAACCCCCGTTTGGGAAAAGTGTATTACTCGGCATGTGTCTcatggtctccctggtctcatggtctccctggtctcatggtctccctggtctcatgGTCTCCCTGTTCTcatggtctccctggtctcatggtctccctggtctcatggtctccctggtctcatgGTCTCCCTGTTCTcatggtctccctggtctcatggtctccctggtctcatggtctccctggtctcatgGTCTCCCTGTTCTcatggtctccctggtctcatggtctccctggtctcatggtctccctggtctcatggtctccctggtctcatgGTCTCCCTGTTCTcatggtctccctggtctcatggtctccctggtctcatggtctccctggtctcatggtctccctggtctcatggtctccctggtctcatggtctccctggtctcatggtctccctggtctctcagtTGATGCATGCGGATCCTCACAAGCTGGACTTCCGTAATGAGCTGCTGGCTCGTCTTCCGGGAGCAGGTGACCCCAGACTGGGTCCTCTGGGGCCGCTGGGAGGTGGGCTTCCCCCTGCCCATGACCTCACCAGGCCTGCCAGCCTCTTCACAGCCCCTGGTAGGTATCTGCCTTCACTTAGCTCAGTAAGATTCTAGTCTGGTATTAGTAATAGTAGGTCCTTTATTGACGCCTAGGAAGAAATGACGTATTGTGGAAAAAGTGTAATCGTATGAGGTCTGATGTCCGGTGTGTCAATACAGAGGTGTCTTATCTGAGGAGTTTGATCTTGTTGGTTTGCATTGAGgtgcctcttcttctctccctacAGGTGGAGTCAAtccgtcctcctctcctttcatccctccatccacgcCCCACTCCTCTTTCCTCACCCCGGGGGCACACTTGGGTAAGAGGCTCCTTCATAGGGGCACGTCTGTCTGGTGTACACTCGACACACGTCTCCTCGGGGCGTGTTAACTCACCCATGGATTGATTTGATTCTTGCACCATATCTGAAGGCCATGCAACACATGGTCATACTCATAACTGcccttccacctccctctctgtttacttggtgtgtgtgtagcagaccCTTACGGCCGCTcaccccccttcacccctctgGGAGCCTTGGGTTCCAGTGCCTTTGGAGGACTGGGCAGCCCCACACTGGGTACGTAAAAAAATCTAAGAAATCCTGCTCTTAAGACCCATAACTGGTTTTGCACAAGCTAACCCTTGATAACGTGTTTTTAATTTGGACTGTTACAGCGAGCAGCTCAGTGTTTGGCCACAAGGACTCTCCTGCTGGTGTAGTTGGGGGCCTGAACAACCCTCACGACCCCTGGAATCGCCTGCACGGCGGCCCTCCCAACTTCACTGCCGGGCCGAGCTGGGCCAAAGGGGCTGACAAGAGggacgagagagacagaggaaaggagatggagaggagagaaatccTTCACATCAAAGATGAAAAAGACAGGTAGATAAATGACATCGTATCACAGGAGATCAGCTGTTTGTAGCTTGACGTTGGGTGAACTTCGGAATATCTtaccacatttacatttagtcatttagcagatgctcttatccagagcgacttacagtaagtacagggacattctccccaaggcaagtagggtgatgtgccttgcccaaggacacaacgtcattttgcatggccggactaacaaccttctgattaatagtccgactccctaaccgctcagccatctgaccccccactgCCCAGTCAtatttctcctcccctcaccatgCTTCTCTCTTGCAGGGACAACATGCTGTATGGTCGTCCACCTGTGCGAATGTCGCCGGTGGCCCCTCCCTTGAAGCTCCGCAGCAACACCCCCGTCTCCCACATGAACGGGCACGGTGGTCCTATGGCAGCGAACGGGCCTGGCGAGGACTTGAACCGCAGCATGAGCagggaccgagagagagaccgagacgGGGACAAGAGACCTCCCCACACCGTATCCTCAAGAGCACCGGGCACTTCCTCTTTGGTGGCAGACCGAGACAGGccgcgctcctcctcctcctcggtgcTCACCACTCCCCCACCCTCTGGCCCCTCTGCGCCCTCTCCCCATGACCTGTACCCCCGACAGCAGCAGCCCTCTGCTGCTCATGGTCACCACAACGaatccccccgcccctcccaaaGAGATGCAGGCCCCCCTTCCTCATCCTCGACCTCTGCCACTGTCACCTCTCTGTCCCAGGGTAAGAAGCCTGACCGGACCACAACCCCCGTCCCCAAaccgtccctcctccctccagtcaaAGTCAAAGAGGAGCGGAAAGAGGAGCCCGAGCATATCCccatctccctgcctcctccccccgtGCCCAGCCATAACTACGACAGGCCTAACAGCCGCCCACACCACCATCGCTCTgccaccccttcctcctcttctcactcGCTGACGCCCACACCTGGGgtacccctgcctcctcccaccCAGCACCAACCCTCACACCAACCCTCACACCAACCCTCACATCAACACTCACATCAACACTCACATCAACCCTCACATCAACACTCACACCAACCCTCacaccaccacctctctctgCTGGAGCGCTCCAGGGCTCAGGCTGCCATCGAGGCTTACCTGGGAAGTGCGGCCGGCGCTGGGGGCTTGGTCATTGGTCACGGAGGGGAACGGTTTGCTGCTCACCCCCATGGCCCACCCCAGGggcacccccagcacccccatgGCTTCCCCTCGTGGGACCCCTGGAGGGAGTTGGCAgctcagcagcagcaacagcagcgtaGGGAAGCCATGGCGATGCGCTCTGACCCCCACCTGGCCCTTCGTTCCGATCCCCACCTGGCTCGGCTGCTCCAGCACCAGCATGCCCAGCGCTTCCTGGAGGCTGAGAGGGCAGCGGCCATGGCGGCCGCGGTCGGGGCcaaccctcaccacccccagaCCTCTACCTCTTCCGCCCCCACCTCCGTACGGCAGGAGTTTGGCCTGATGGCCCATCACTTCGACAGGCCTCCCCACCTGGGACCTCCGAGCGGCAGCCTCATGGACGAGGAGCAGCGAGCCCAAATCATGAGGGAAGACTTTGAGAGGGCACGTTACTTTGGAATGCATTCTCACCCGCACCTCTCCGGCGCCCACCTCCAAAACCACTCTCACGCTGCCCACATGGAGCAGCTCCACCCTGGCCTGCTCCCTCACTCCCACCTCCAGCCCGGAGCTTCCAacccctcacctcaccaccCTGGCCTCTACTCTCGCATCGGGGCCCTGCACCCGCACCACATGCCCAACGGCATCCTGGGTAAGTCCCCTGCAGGCCTTGTGGGAGCTTTGTCTGTCGGGGGACCACCACCCCTGATTCCCTCGGTGGCCAGCAGATCCGCCACACCTCCTCGGGGCTCCAGACTCGGCCCAGGTGACCTGGCTCTGTACAGCACCCACAAAGACGGGGAGTCCAGATAGTACTGGGACTCGACTGAGGTGGTCGAGGGGGAAAATGTCAGGGTTACTGTGCTGCTCTTACTCCGCTCTCTGACAGGAGGAGACCCCCTCTCACCAAACTGTACACCCCAGCTCTCAAAAGATGCGTGTGATCGGTTTGGGATGAAAATTGTGACTTGCCAGAATGACTCAGTATATTATCCACAATGGTTCTATCAGTGCAATGGTACATGATTTCTGTGCATCCaagtgtatttttattttaagaaTGCTGTCGGGAATCCTGTATGATACGCGATAATGGTAGTTCTGTTTGAAGAGGcagagtttttttcttttttttcttcagttttaACATGATAATGTTAAAGTGAGCCTTTTCAGGTTTGGCAGAGGAAGGTGCACTTTCTTTATGTACTGGCTCATCCTTTCCTTTTTTAACTCTTGGGATCATATGAAGCCCTTTGCGTTAATCAACCCTGTTTGACTTTTGTGGATGAGAGCAAAAGAATATGGAGGGCGGCTTGGTGTATGATTTCCTTTTTGTCTTCTACAGTTGTGAGGAGACAGATTATTGGTGAAACATGAAGATTCTATAAGTCTCTCAAGGACAGTAAGCACCTGTACCTCAGTTCACCGCCTCTCCCTAAAATGACCTCCCCCtctgcaatgttttttttttttttacatgagaTTCTTCACCTTTTTCAGTGGATGATATGAACTGTACTTCATTGTGGGGTGGACACAATATTTTAAAACGTATATATGAAACTGTTTCCCATTCTCCTCTCTGACTCTATA
This DNA window, taken from Hypomesus transpacificus isolate Combined female chromosome 13, fHypTra1, whole genome shotgun sequence, encodes the following:
- the fbrs gene encoding autism susceptibility gene 2 protein homolog isoform X3, producing the protein MDGPSRSGGFRQSRRSRSQRDRERRRRRVDLADQRATSPSSGSDRKVSGANSVLGPGGRVCRPAFPGVRHRPPRRRKRESVSCEEDIIDGFAIASFISLEALEMDCSLKPTQRAAMLMGRGSKRKRSPGENGGGPLTDAEEGAPPSYSRSCWNRNRKKRRKTNVKGGAILLLETGYICDTESESADKASDNDMDPTFTVSTRKVMEPTPMSMASSMAKGCPPLPARCSLSRLMVTPCVSGLERSQERSLEPPHPEPVSSTSYSFTCLPSHSPATASRPSHLNGNNGFHQRHEPNPSLSKHKPFLSFPGRPHSIYNMGTSNRSGTSVKPPSSSSASSSLRPPTPSSSMSLSLIRGPGSSGSLRPPSRAGSGSLFTSSPGLPPPPPLLQVSSHGAADQDLLRQGLNSHFLASQEREGRHSVPGTETNGGAGRSTPGGPSASSSSSGSSGRTSQAQPSIQPLAFQFHQHNHQHQHTHTHQHFTPFLHPTATAPPLFEKYAGKMEGLYRHTYPPSVPGIQPVIPPAGPFGSVQGAFQPKPLVPQGTGPEMNARLGVVPHHLQPKDPRLTDPFGTSLKVSNKPGKWCAMHVHVAWMILSHQKKVKLMHADPHKLDFRNELLARLPGAGDPRLGPLGPLGGGLPPAHDLTRPASLFTAPGGVNPSSSPFIPPSTPHSSFLTPGAHLADPYGRSPPFTPLGALGSSAFGGLGSPTLASSSVFGHKDSPAGVVGGLNNPHDPWNRLHGGPPNFTAGPSWAKGADKRDERDRGKEMERREILHIKDEKDRDNMLYGRPPVRMSPVAPPLKLRSNTPVSHMNGHGGPMAANGPGEDLNRSMSRDRERDRDGDKRPPHTVSSRAPGTSSLVADRDRPRSSSSSVLTTPPPSGPSAPSPHDLYPRQQQPSAAHGHHNESPRPSQRDAGPPSSSSTSATVTSLSQGKKPDRTTTPVPKPSLLPPVKVKEERKEEPEHIPISLPPPPVPSHNYDRPNSRPHHHRSATPSSSSHSLTPTPGVPLPPPTQHQPSHQPSHQPSHQHSHQHSHQPSHQHSHQPSHHHLSLLERSRAQAAIEAYLGSAAGAGGLVIGHGGERFAAHPHGPPQGHPQHPHGFPSWDPWRELAAQQQQQQRREAMAMRSDPHLALRSDPHLARLLQHQHAQRFLEAERAAAMAAAVGANPHHPQTSTSSAPTSVRQEFGLMAHHFDRPPHLGPPSGSLMDEEQRAQIMREDFERARYFGMHSHPHLSGAHLQNHSHAAHMEQLHPGLLPHSHLQPGASNPSPHHPGLYSRIGALHPHHMPNGILGKSPAGLVGALSVGGPPPLIPSVASRSATPPRGSRLGPGDLALYSTHKDGESR
- the fbrs gene encoding autism susceptibility gene 2 protein homolog isoform X1, with the protein product MDGPSRSGGFRQSRRSRSQRDRERRRRRVDLADQRATSPSSGSDRKVSGANSVLGPGGRVCRPAFPGVRHRPPRRRKRESVSCEEDIIDGFAIASFISLEALEMDCSLKPTQRAAMLMGRGSKRKRSPGENGGGPLTDAEEGAPPSYSRSCWNRNRKKRRKTNVKGGAILLLETGYICDTESESADKASDNDMDPTFTVSTRKVMEPTPMSMASSMAKGCPPLPARCSLSRLMVTPCVSGLERSQERSLEPPHPEPVSSTSYSFTCLPSHSPATASRPSHLNGNNGFHQRHEPNPSLSKHKPFLSFPGRPHSIYNMGTSNRSGTSVKPPSSSSASSSLRPPTPSSSMSLSLIRGPGSSGSLRPPSRAGSGSLFTSSPGLPPPPPLLQVSSHGAADQDLLRQGLNSHFLASQEREGRHSVPGTETNGGAGRSTPGGPSASSSSSGSSGRTSQAQPSIQPLAFQFHQHNHQHQHTHTHQHFTPFLHPTATAPPLFEKYAGKMEGLYRHTFFPQYPPSVPGIQPVIPPAGPFGSVQGAFQPKPLVPQGTGPEMNARLGVVPHHLQPKDPRLTDPFGTSLKVSNKPGKWCAMHVHVAWMILSHQKKVKLMHADPHKLDFRNELLARLPGAGDPRLGPLGPLGGGLPPAHDLTRPASLFTAPGGVNPSSSPFIPPSTPHSSFLTPGAHLADPYGRSPPFTPLGALGSSAFGGLGSPTLASSSVFGHKDSPAGVVGGLNNPHDPWNRLHGGPPNFTAGPSWAKGADKRDERDRGKEMERREILHIKDEKDRDNMLYGRPPVRMSPVAPPLKLRSNTPVSHMNGHGGPMAANGPGEDLNRSMSRDRERDRDGDKRPPHTVSSRAPGTSSLVADRDRPRSSSSSVLTTPPPSGPSAPSPHDLYPRQQQPSAAHGHHNESPRPSQRDAGPPSSSSTSATVTSLSQGKKPDRTTTPVPKPSLLPPVKVKEERKEEPEHIPISLPPPPVPSHNYDRPNSRPHHHRSATPSSSSHSLTPTPGVPLPPPTQHQPSHQPSHQPSHQHSHQHSHQPSHQHSHQPSHHHLSLLERSRAQAAIEAYLGSAAGAGGLVIGHGGERFAAHPHGPPQGHPQHPHGFPSWDPWRELAAQQQQQQRREAMAMRSDPHLALRSDPHLARLLQHQHAQRFLEAERAAAMAAAVGANPHHPQTSTSSAPTSVRQEFGLMAHHFDRPPHLGPPSGSLMDEEQRAQIMREDFERARYFGMHSHPHLSGAHLQNHSHAAHMEQLHPGLLPHSHLQPGASNPSPHHPGLYSRIGALHPHHMPNGILGKSPAGLVGALSVGGPPPLIPSVASRSATPPRGSRLGPGDLALYSTHKDGESR